The genomic stretch ATGCAAATGGGAACATCCCGACAATAGGCATCAACTGGTCCACCATGAACATGTTGGCATTCCAAACCTCGCGACGCTCTGGATCCGGGTCTAACTCCAGCAGCTCGTAATACGACTTGCCAAGGTGCTCCTTGCCCACTGAGTACACGGCGGGGGATTTGACCAGATCAAAAATATCGTCCGTCTTGTGTGACTGGAGATATTCAGGTAGGTGGATCCAGGCGCGGGTAAACTCCAGAGCgatcatgaagaaggatcCCATACCTTTCGGGTTGAGAGCGCGCGAGAGGTCATTATGAGCGTACGTGTCTGGAGCGGTCTCAGTAAAGATTCCATGATTGATGGCGACGCGGTAGATGCGGTGAATGACCGTGCTTGCGACATTGGTGACCCGGGCAAGCTCGTCGGCGGTAATAGCACTACCATCCTCAGGCATAGCATGGTAGGCCCGAATACCTAGGATGGTGTGAACGGCGCCGCCGAGAGCGAGGAATTCGATCGAGCGAGTCACCAGATCAATAGGCTCCTGCAGGGCAATGCGGACACGCTCGGTTTGCTTCACAACAGCCTGGTGGTTGATCGGGCCGTCCTCGTAGGACTCAAGATCGGCCACGAGCTTTCTCGCCTCCTCCAGAGCCTTGCGAACTTTGGGGTGAACCATGGTGGATGTGCGGCTTCAAGGCTAAAAGAATGTACAGTATATTCGACTAGGAGAGCAGCAGGTTCGGGGGACAAATGTATGACTCGACTCGGAATCTGTCAGCATCTATAGAACCTATGTAAGAGGGGTAAAAGCGGGGGTGCGAAAATGGCAGGAGCGCTAATTCATAGCATATTCTGATCAATCTACATCATCAGGCCACGTAGTCTGCATAATTCTGTCGGTCTTATCAGTTCTACTGGCATTAAGTAGGGACTCAGCATACGTTGCGGTGGCCTTGGGAATTGCTGGAAAAACTTAATTTCTCTCTAGGCGGGCTTGGGCCGCTTGGCCACGTTTTTGCTAAATATATTGGCCCGTGGCAATATAGACTACTCCATTTATTtaagtctatatatattattctaAACGGAAGCACGCGGTGGTACTGCACTTTCACCGTGGGGATATCCAGTTTGCAAATAATTTGAGTTTGTTTCACGCTCGAGGGGGGTTCAAGGATTCATCTGAAAAGCAGTACCTCAATGCTCTCTCGGGTATACTACGTTCGAGGTTTTTCCACTAACGGTTAGCGTTTCACGAGTAGACGACACCTCCTTCGCCTATGACTTCGTGACCCTGAATATGCGTGGGAGACCCCTGCTGCTCTTAAGGATAGATAGGACAGCACCTACAAGGGTATCGATGCTGACTCTGTAGTATACGCACAAAAGCCGCAACACCGGGAGTCGAATTCGGGAATTTAACTCAAAGTGTGGAATATAAAGTGCACTGTTCGGGAAACATTCGATTTTCTGAATGGCG from Aspergillus oryzae RIB40 DNA, chromosome 1 encodes the following:
- a CDS encoding uncharacterized protein (predicted protein), with the translated sequence MVHPKVRKALEEARKLVADLESYEDGPINHQAVVKQTERVRIALQEPIDLVTRSIEFLALGGAVHTILGIRAYHAMPEDGSAITADELARVTNVASTVIHRIYRVAINHGIFTETAPDTYAHNDLSRALNPKGMGSFFMIALEFTRAWIHLPEYLQSHKTDDIFDLVKSPAVYSVGKEHLGKSYYELLELDPDPERREVWNANMFMVDQLMPIVGMFPFASLKEEVEQDPGRPYLVDIGAGRGQSCFAIQKDINGAFDAKFILQDLPGVINNMNPEDYPGFDLMTYDAFTPQPIKNAHIYFMRRFLHDFYNPVCIEFVKNTASAMGPSSRLLICDMLVPDMVEPHENTDLYWLDFALLCMTGQEKKKADFIEIFEAAGLELVKIYPSTYGRTVMLEARLKK